The following are from one region of the Veillonella nakazawae genome:
- a CDS encoding ABC transporter substrate-binding protein: MNLKKGIALALTAAALMAFTGCGSNGTTSNGEYKVGVVQLVEHPALDAANKGFVDALKEKGLADKITFDQQNAQADQSNLNSIAQRFVSDRKNLILAIATPAAQSMANATHDIPILGTAITDYEAAKLVKSNEKPGGNVSGTSDMNPVEQQVDLILQVLPNAKTIGTIYSSSEVNSQIQVEKMKAYAATKGIKVEEVTVSNVNDIQQAAQNLVSQRVDAIYVPTDNVVASAMSNLVAITDPAKIPVFGGEDNHVKGGAVMSLSVDYYKLGYQTGLMAAKILTGEAKVEDMPIEMQKEFKLVVSKDKLQKLGITLPEELMNKATMI, encoded by the coding sequence ATGAATTTAAAAAAAGGTATTGCCCTAGCGCTCACGGCGGCAGCATTAATGGCATTTACAGGCTGTGGCTCCAATGGAACAACTTCGAATGGTGAATACAAGGTTGGCGTAGTACAACTGGTAGAACATCCTGCACTTGATGCAGCAAACAAAGGTTTTGTTGATGCTCTAAAAGAAAAGGGCTTAGCTGATAAAATCACCTTTGACCAACAAAATGCACAAGCAGATCAATCTAATTTGAACAGCATTGCACAGCGTTTTGTATCTGATCGCAAAAACTTAATCTTAGCGATTGCAACACCGGCAGCGCAATCTATGGCGAATGCAACTCATGATATTCCAATCTTGGGTACTGCTATCACTGATTACGAAGCGGCTAAACTTGTTAAATCTAATGAAAAACCTGGTGGTAACGTGTCTGGTACATCCGATATGAATCCAGTAGAACAACAAGTTGATTTAATTTTACAAGTATTGCCGAATGCAAAAACTATCGGCACAATTTATAGCTCTAGTGAAGTAAACTCTCAAATTCAAGTTGAGAAAATGAAAGCTTACGCAGCTACAAAAGGTATTAAGGTTGAAGAGGTTACCGTTTCCAATGTAAACGATATTCAACAAGCAGCACAAAATCTTGTATCTCAACGTGTAGACGCAATTTATGTGCCAACAGATAATGTAGTAGCTTCTGCGATGAGCAATCTTGTAGCGATTACCGATCCAGCAAAAATCCCTGTATTTGGCGGTGAAGATAACCACGTAAAAGGTGGTGCCGTAATGTCCTTGTCCGTAGATTACTACAAACTTGGATACCAAACAGGTTTAATGGCAGCTAAAATTTTAACTGGTGAAGCTAAAGTTGAAGATATGCCTATTGAAATGCAAAAAGAATTTAAATTAGTTGTAAGTAAAGATAAATTACAAAAATTGGGCATCACATTACCAGAAGAATTGATGAACAAAGCAACTATGATTTAA
- a CDS encoding 3'-5' exonuclease: MNYIVFDLEWNQPYSNDISFMKRTKMPLTGEIIQIGAVKLNEKMDIVDHFTMFIKPQYLPRMHKHVRELTGITSRELDHGVPFKTAMQHFQNWCGDEYMLLSWGSDDILILRENLMLHRMKALSYDQWVDAQMIYAYQRYGTSQQYSVAHAMEDLNISTEHLSAHNALHDAVFTAHICQKLDIQQGILHYDLIRKESSNPFLYPPILTFFMYENFPEKKRIVHDRRVRLSFCPYCQTRLEMTRPERLQGDKHLAIGVCPKHGDFAVQLKVGKYTIKSGSTKFYVTKVLTHCTDEIRSLYTQKSEINREKERKYLEFRRAELEKDRQK; this comes from the coding sequence ATGAACTATATTGTATTTGATTTAGAGTGGAATCAACCCTATAGCAATGACATTAGCTTTATGAAGCGCACAAAAATGCCACTAACAGGGGAAATCATTCAAATCGGAGCGGTAAAACTGAATGAAAAGATGGACATTGTAGATCATTTTACAATGTTCATCAAACCACAATACCTGCCACGGATGCATAAACATGTCCGTGAATTGACAGGTATTACATCACGAGAACTCGATCATGGTGTGCCCTTTAAGACGGCTATGCAGCACTTTCAAAACTGGTGTGGTGATGAGTATATGTTGTTATCTTGGGGGTCTGATGACATTCTCATATTGCGTGAAAATCTAATGCTTCATAGGATGAAAGCTTTATCTTATGATCAATGGGTAGATGCACAGATGATTTATGCTTATCAGCGATATGGTACGAGTCAACAGTATTCTGTGGCTCATGCCATGGAGGACCTAAATATATCTACGGAGCATTTATCTGCTCATAATGCATTACATGATGCTGTATTTACGGCTCATATATGTCAAAAGCTAGATATACAACAAGGTATTTTACATTATGATCTAATTCGAAAGGAAAGCAGTAATCCTTTCTTATATCCACCAATTTTAACGTTCTTTATGTATGAGAACTTTCCTGAAAAGAAGCGCATTGTTCATGATAGAAGGGTTCGATTATCATTCTGCCCGTATTGTCAGACCCGCTTGGAAATGACGCGGCCAGAACGATTGCAAGGTGATAAGCATCTCGCTATAGGCGTTTGTCCTAAACATGGCGATTTTGCAGTGCAACTTAAAGTTGGAAAATATACGATTAAGTCCGGCAGTACTAAATTCTACGTTACAAAGGTATTAACGCATTGTACGGACGAAATTCGTTCTCTATATACTCAGAAGTCTGAAATTAATCGAGAGAAAGAGCGAAAATATTTGGAATTTCGCCGGGCGGAACTTGAAAAGGACCGCCAAAAATAA
- a CDS encoding glycosyltransferase family 9 protein — MELDYKRIVVTFLMHLGDVILTTPFLEVLRKAAPHSHITYVIDEKLQQVMQYNPNIDELIVVDKKGRHNSISGLNEIAREINAKGKPDIVINLHPNERTSYLAWKIHAPITTGMSHFLFRPFMTKYTRLDRKTRHAADMYINVLEQLGVTDISNSGLHIETCEAWRREAQEFYASHGLTDSDTLIGFNIGSAVPEKRWPAERFAHVADYLGHLGYKTVFFGGPMDLEMVQPVVEQMETKPIVATGKFQLGPLAAAMSRCNLLITNDSGPMHVAISQKVPIVALYGPSNPFFYGPYQAHAIVLETMDSYEVGKSMKKIIKEGNYKGLSVISEEQVIKAAETLLSESK; from the coding sequence ATGGAACTTGATTATAAACGCATTGTGGTCACCTTTCTCATGCACTTAGGTGATGTTATTTTAACGACTCCATTCTTAGAGGTGCTACGTAAAGCGGCTCCACATAGTCATATTACATATGTAATAGATGAAAAACTGCAACAAGTGATGCAATATAATCCAAATATTGATGAACTTATCGTTGTAGATAAAAAGGGGCGTCATAATAGTATTTCTGGGCTCAATGAGATAGCTCGAGAGATTAATGCAAAGGGTAAACCTGATATCGTTATCAATTTACATCCTAATGAACGTACTTCCTATTTAGCCTGGAAGATTCATGCGCCCATTACGACTGGTATGAGTCATTTTTTATTTAGACCGTTTATGACAAAGTATACCCGTCTAGACCGTAAAACTCGCCACGCTGCAGATATGTACATCAATGTACTAGAACAATTAGGTGTAACGGATATTTCTAACTCTGGTTTACATATTGAAACTTGTGAGGCATGGCGCCGTGAGGCTCAGGAGTTCTATGCTAGTCATGGTTTAACAGATAGTGATACGCTCATCGGTTTTAATATTGGTAGTGCTGTTCCTGAGAAACGCTGGCCTGCTGAACGATTTGCCCATGTAGCTGATTATTTGGGTCATTTAGGGTATAAAACAGTATTCTTTGGCGGCCCTATGGATCTCGAAATGGTGCAACCTGTAGTAGAACAAATGGAAACGAAACCGATTGTGGCTACCGGAAAATTCCAGTTAGGACCGTTGGCAGCGGCAATGAGCCGCTGTAATCTATTGATTACAAATGACTCTGGTCCTATGCATGTGGCCATCAGCCAAAAGGTGCCAATTGTGGCGCTTTACGGTCCATCAAATCCATTCTTTTATGGTCCATATCAAGCTCATGCTATCGTTCTGGAAACGATGGACTCCTATGAGGTTGGTAAAAGCATGAAAAAGATTATTAAAGAAGGAAATTATAAAGGCTTGTCCGTAATTTCTGAAGAGCAGGTTATTAAAGCAGCGGAAACGTTGCTTTCAGAATCGAAATAA
- a CDS encoding ABC transporter ATP-binding protein, with amino-acid sequence MLEVKNMVKTFFKGTINEKTALQGIDLRLEEGDFCTVIGGNGAGKSTLLNSIAGVFPVDEGSITINDIDVTKMPEYKRAKYIGRVFQDPMVGTAGNMQIEENLILAMRRGKNLGLKWAFKDSEQAFFKERLALLGLGLEDRLSARMGLLSGGQRQSITLLMATMLRPELLLLDEHTAALDPKTAENVLQLTDKLVSEHNLTTLMITHNMRDALRFGNRLIMMDAGRIIYDVKGDEKKKLTVADLLQKFEVAGENALSDRMVLGAK; translated from the coding sequence ATGTTAGAAGTAAAAAATATGGTAAAAACCTTCTTTAAGGGCACAATCAATGAAAAAACTGCTCTTCAAGGTATTGATCTTCGATTAGAAGAAGGCGATTTCTGTACTGTAATCGGTGGTAATGGTGCTGGTAAAAGTACGTTGCTAAACTCCATTGCTGGTGTATTTCCAGTAGATGAAGGCTCCATTACAATCAATGATATTGATGTCACAAAAATGCCAGAATACAAACGTGCTAAATACATTGGTCGTGTATTCCAAGATCCTATGGTTGGTACGGCAGGTAATATGCAAATAGAGGAAAACTTGATTCTTGCTATGCGCCGTGGTAAAAACTTAGGTCTTAAATGGGCTTTCAAAGATAGTGAACAAGCATTCTTTAAGGAACGCCTTGCATTATTAGGTTTAGGCCTTGAAGATCGTTTGTCTGCTCGTATGGGCTTATTATCTGGTGGTCAACGCCAATCTATTACATTATTAATGGCAACTATGCTTCGTCCAGAGCTTTTATTGCTAGACGAACATACAGCGGCCCTTGACCCTAAGACGGCAGAAAATGTTTTGCAATTAACAGATAAACTTGTATCAGAACATAACTTAACAACTCTTATGATTACTCATAATATGCGCGATGCATTGCGCTTTGGTAATCGCCTCATCATGATGGATGCTGGTCGCATTATCTATGATGTAAAAGGGGACGAAAAGAAAAAATTAACAGTTGCCGATTTATTACAAAAATTCGAAGTAGCTGGAGAAAATGCATTGAGCGACCGCATGGTACTTGGTGCAAAATAA
- a CDS encoding aminopeptidase, whose product MERKYAWHNYDDATMEKVYALSDTYRQFLDNGKTERECVVQAVEFAEAKGYVNLKDIIKSNTPIKAGDKLYYTHMDKSIALFNIGTDDIELGMNILGAHIDSPRIDVKQNPQYEDSNLVFWDTHYYGGIKKYHWVAMPLAIHGVVVKTDGTRININIGDNENDPVFCITDLLPHLGQEQMQKNAAKVIEGEALDLLIGSRPVKDEEKEGVTKFINNLLEKEYGFVERDLLSAELEIVPAGKARDMGFDRSMVMAYGQDDRVCAYTSLVAMLEVDNVKRTTCCLLVDKEEIGSVGATGMQSRFFENAVAEVLTLMGKPNSVSVRRTLENSRMLSSDVSAGYDPLYASAYEKKNASYLGMGVVFNKFTGSRGKAGSNDANAEYMGFIRRVMESNNVTYQTAELGKVDLGGGGTIAYIMALYGMNVIDCGVAVLSMHAPWEVTSKADIYEAKQCYVAFLNAADESI is encoded by the coding sequence ATGGAACGCAAATATGCATGGCATAATTACGACGATGCCACTATGGAAAAGGTATATGCCTTAAGTGATACATATCGTCAATTTTTAGATAATGGTAAAACAGAACGGGAATGCGTAGTGCAGGCCGTTGAATTTGCAGAAGCAAAAGGATATGTAAATTTAAAAGATATTATTAAATCCAATACGCCAATTAAAGCAGGAGACAAGCTTTATTACACACATATGGATAAATCCATTGCTTTATTTAATATTGGTACTGATGATATTGAATTGGGTATGAATATCTTAGGTGCTCATATTGACTCTCCACGTATCGATGTAAAACAAAACCCACAATATGAAGATAGCAATCTTGTATTTTGGGATACTCATTACTATGGAGGCATTAAAAAATACCATTGGGTTGCTATGCCTCTTGCTATTCATGGCGTTGTAGTAAAAACAGATGGTACTCGTATCAACATCAATATTGGGGATAACGAAAATGATCCTGTATTCTGCATTACAGATTTGTTACCGCATTTGGGACAAGAGCAAATGCAAAAGAATGCAGCTAAGGTAATTGAAGGGGAAGCTCTTGATTTACTCATAGGCAGTCGTCCTGTAAAAGATGAAGAAAAAGAAGGGGTTACTAAATTTATTAACAACCTGCTTGAAAAAGAATATGGCTTTGTAGAACGTGATTTATTATCTGCAGAGCTCGAAATTGTACCAGCAGGTAAGGCGCGTGATATGGGCTTTGATCGTTCCATGGTTATGGCCTATGGTCAAGACGATCGCGTATGCGCGTACACATCTTTAGTGGCTATGCTTGAAGTAGACAATGTTAAACGTACTACTTGTTGCTTGCTTGTAGATAAAGAAGAAATTGGTTCTGTAGGCGCCACTGGTATGCAATCTCGTTTCTTTGAAAATGCAGTAGCAGAAGTTCTCACACTTATGGGTAAACCTAATTCTGTAAGTGTACGACGCACATTGGAAAATTCTCGTATGTTATCTTCCGATGTTAGCGCTGGCTATGATCCGCTATATGCGTCTGCGTATGAAAAGAAAAATGCTTCTTACCTTGGTATGGGGGTAGTATTCAATAAATTTACTGGCTCTCGCGGTAAAGCTGGCTCTAATGATGCCAATGCTGAATACATGGGCTTTATTCGTCGTGTTATGGAATCTAATAATGTAACATACCAAACTGCAGAGCTTGGTAAGGTTGATCTCGGCGGTGGTGGTACCATTGCTTATATCATGGCATTATACGGTATGAATGTTATCGACTGTGGCGTGGCTGTGCTTAGTATGCATGCTCCATGGGAGGTTACATCCAAGGCAGATATTTACGAGGCTAAACAATGCTATGTTGCGTTCTTAAATGCAGCTGATGAATCAATCTAA
- a CDS encoding ABC transporter permease, with protein sequence MLDLVVGTITTGLLWSLLAVGVFITFRVLDVADLTVEGTFPMGAAISAILITSGMNPILSILIAGIGGMAAGAVTGWIHTKLKIPALLAGILTMIALYSINLHIMGKANVSLLRMDTIYSIIGSVLHTANMWSAAIVGVIVAVVVCLLLFWFFGTEIGTALRATGVNPQMIRAQGVNTDNMIVLGLLISNGFVGMSGALIGQFQGFADVGMGIGTIVIGLASVIIGEVVFGTKSFVRSLIAVVLGSIVYRIVIAAVLYMGMPPNDLKLFTAILVAIALSLPTLKAKWLAR encoded by the coding sequence ATGTTAGATTTAGTGGTAGGCACCATAACAACAGGCCTTTTATGGTCTTTGTTAGCGGTTGGTGTTTTCATTACCTTCCGTGTATTAGATGTGGCTGACTTAACCGTAGAAGGTACGTTCCCAATGGGGGCAGCCATTTCTGCAATTTTAATTACAAGTGGTATGAACCCAATCCTATCTATCTTGATTGCCGGCATTGGCGGTATGGCCGCAGGTGCTGTAACAGGTTGGATTCATACAAAATTGAAGATTCCTGCATTGTTAGCTGGTATCTTAACAATGATTGCTTTATATTCCATTAATCTTCATATTATGGGGAAAGCTAACGTATCCTTGCTTCGTATGGATACCATTTATTCAATTATCGGTAGTGTACTCCACACAGCAAATATGTGGTCTGCAGCTATCGTAGGTGTTATCGTAGCTGTTGTAGTATGCTTACTATTATTCTGGTTCTTTGGTACAGAAATTGGTACAGCATTACGTGCAACAGGTGTTAACCCTCAAATGATTCGTGCTCAAGGTGTAAATACTGACAACATGATCGTTCTAGGTCTTTTGATTTCCAACGGTTTTGTTGGTATGTCTGGTGCATTGATTGGTCAATTCCAAGGCTTTGCCGACGTAGGTATGGGTATTGGTACTATCGTAATTGGTTTGGCTTCCGTAATTATCGGTGAGGTAGTATTTGGTACAAAATCCTTCGTACGTAGCCTCATTGCTGTAGTACTTGGTTCTATCGTATATCGTATCGTTATTGCAGCTGTACTTTATATGGGTATGCCACCAAACGATTTGAAATTATTCACTGCTATTCTTGTTGCCATCGCGCTTTCCTTGCCTACATTGAAAGCAAAATGGTTGGCTCGCTAA
- a CDS encoding glycosyltransferase family 9 protein has translation MKDYKNILIIKMSSLGDVIHALPTLYAVRKNWPNAHITWAIHEQFESLLPGKPWVDDVIIIDKKQLKKPAYLWQLRKDLHSRHFDMTLDLQCIAKSAIVSLLSGAPEKYGYWELREGSNLVNKALVGEHKYDHVIERYLDTVRALGGDVEGVEFPMPAYVEAEKSVKHKLQSHGVEDEYVVVVPGARWIVKEWPLLNFGELCIRLCESGKKVVIAGAPDDAEKGAFIENYVKNKNLINLVGSTSMPELIELIRHCEIFISADTGPLHIANALKRPLIALFGTTSPKRTGPYGGSHVHLIISPTSKATPEQPLVDDPDCMAQIPVDAVWSVYEQVIGKEL, from the coding sequence ATGAAAGATTACAAGAATATACTCATCATTAAGATGAGTTCTTTAGGTGATGTAATTCATGCATTGCCTACCTTGTATGCAGTGCGTAAAAATTGGCCTAATGCGCATATTACATGGGCAATTCATGAACAATTTGAGAGTCTCCTACCTGGTAAACCATGGGTAGATGATGTAATCATTATCGACAAGAAACAACTTAAAAAGCCTGCTTATCTATGGCAGTTACGTAAGGATTTACATAGCCGTCATTTTGATATGACTTTAGACCTTCAATGTATTGCAAAGAGCGCCATTGTATCATTATTATCTGGTGCGCCTGAAAAATATGGCTACTGGGAACTTCGTGAAGGCAGTAATTTAGTTAATAAAGCACTTGTTGGTGAACATAAATACGATCATGTTATCGAACGATACCTCGATACCGTACGTGCTCTTGGAGGCGATGTAGAAGGCGTAGAGTTTCCTATGCCTGCTTATGTGGAGGCGGAGAAGTCCGTTAAGCATAAGTTACAATCTCATGGTGTAGAAGATGAATATGTAGTAGTTGTACCAGGTGCTCGCTGGATTGTTAAGGAATGGCCACTTCTTAACTTTGGTGAGCTATGTATCCGCTTATGTGAATCAGGTAAAAAAGTAGTTATTGCTGGTGCTCCAGATGATGCAGAAAAAGGAGCTTTCATAGAAAACTATGTGAAAAATAAGAATCTCATCAACCTAGTGGGGTCTACATCTATGCCAGAGCTAATTGAGTTGATTCGACACTGTGAAATTTTCATCAGTGCTGATACGGGCCCTTTGCATATTGCTAATGCTCTGAAGCGGCCTTTGATTGCATTATTTGGAACCACATCTCCAAAACGAACTGGTCCATATGGAGGGAGTCATGTACATCTTATTATTTCACCTACATCAAAGGCTACACCTGAACAGCCATTAGTAGATGATCCCGATTGTATGGCTCAAATTCCTGTAGATGCTGTGTGGTCTGTATATGAGCAAGTAATTGGAAAGGAACTATAA
- a CDS encoding ABC transporter substrate-binding protein encodes MNWKKGIAVALSAISIMAMVAGCGSNTATNDQKKIGVIQLVEHPSLDAANKGFVDGLASKGYKDGENIKLDQQNAQADQSNLNSIAQRFVSDKKDLVLAIATPAAQTMANASHDIPIMGTAITDYVTAKLVQSNEHPGGNVSGTSDMTPVEKEVDLIIALVPNVKRIGAIYTSSEINSQLQVEKMKAYAATKGITVVEATVSNVNDIQQAATNLVNQDVQAIYTPTDNVLASAMANLAQITDAAKIPVFAADEGMTMTGGVATYSVDYYKLGYQTGLMAAKVLSGEAKISDLAIETQKDIKLTVNEERAKKLGITIPEALRKDMKQ; translated from the coding sequence ATGAACTGGAAAAAAGGTATTGCAGTAGCACTTAGTGCTATCTCTATTATGGCAATGGTAGCTGGTTGCGGTTCCAACACAGCAACTAATGATCAAAAGAAAATCGGCGTTATTCAATTGGTAGAACATCCATCCCTTGATGCTGCTAACAAAGGCTTTGTTGATGGCCTTGCATCTAAAGGTTATAAAGATGGGGAAAACATCAAATTAGACCAACAAAATGCTCAAGCTGACCAATCCAATTTGAATAGTATTGCTCAACGCTTTGTATCTGATAAAAAAGATTTAGTATTAGCCATTGCAACGCCAGCAGCACAAACTATGGCAAATGCTTCTCATGATATTCCTATCATGGGTACTGCTATTACAGACTACGTTACAGCGAAACTCGTTCAATCTAACGAACATCCAGGTGGTAATGTATCTGGTACATCTGATATGACACCTGTAGAAAAAGAGGTTGACCTTATTATTGCATTAGTACCAAATGTAAAACGTATTGGTGCTATTTACACATCTTCTGAAATCAACTCCCAACTTCAAGTTGAAAAAATGAAAGCTTATGCAGCTACTAAAGGTATCACTGTTGTAGAAGCAACTGTTTCTAATGTAAATGATATCCAACAAGCGGCTACAAATCTTGTAAACCAAGATGTACAAGCAATTTATACACCAACTGATAATGTATTGGCATCTGCTATGGCTAACTTAGCTCAAATTACTGATGCTGCTAAAATTCCAGTATTTGCTGCTGATGAAGGTATGACAATGACTGGTGGTGTGGCAACATATTCTGTGGACTACTATAAATTAGGTTATCAAACTGGTTTAATGGCTGCAAAAGTGCTTTCTGGTGAAGCTAAAATTTCTGATTTAGCCATTGAAACACAAAAAGATATTAAGTTAACTGTTAACGAAGAACGTGCTAAAAAATTAGGTATCACAATTCCTGAAGCACTTCGTAAAGATATGAAACAATAG